DNA sequence from the Eptesicus fuscus isolate TK198812 chromosome 7, DD_ASM_mEF_20220401, whole genome shotgun sequence genome:
AGGTACACTCAGGGTTGCTTTTTTTGCTGTATCCAAGTAAGTGAATCTAGTTCGTGGGTGTACTTTTTGAAGTTGTCGCATCAGGGTCAGCCTCTGTCGCGCTGGTAGGCTCATTCAAATGCGAGCTCAAGTTTTCAGACGTTAGGTGGGAAGACTTGAAGACAATCTCATTGAGGTCGGACCGGATGCAAACCAAAGAAGGGTCATTCAAAGGGTCTTCCACTGAGGCCTGGGTGTTTTCTCGAGTGATTCCCATGTCTTTGCTATGTTCTGATGGGGATTTTCTTTTCATGCGAGTATAAGTTTTGTCTTGATTCTCCATGCCTGGCTCATTTTTCAAAAACCGTCCAAAGAACCAAATGAAGAATCCAAACCACACAAAAGCTATCAAACTTGGAACAAAAGCCATACACTTGACATCAAGGCTAGCCCCTGTGAACCTGCTGTGGAGGAACATGTCTCCTTCAACATACGTCTTATTCGTTTGAGGATTAGTATGATTGGACCTCCATTCCCAGGATAGCTTGGTTCTGTTCAAATCCTTTAAACTTTCTAAGTCTTTAACTGTATATATCTTCTGCCCTGGGCCAATATACTGTCCATATTCATGAGGCTTATAAAATATCTGGTTCTTCCACATATTAAGATCCAAAATCAAGACGAGAAAGATAATCCCATAGTTAAACCATTTACctgcattaaaaaagaaatattgcatATTAGTCAAAGACCCATAATACTGCAATACAGTTTACTCCAATAAAAAGGAGATAATGGTATAATAATATAAATTGTTAATGTTTTAGACCTAACAATTCATTTTTTGAGAGTGTTATGCAGCCATTAAGTGAAAATTGGCAAAGGGAATTTCCTAAATGGATGGTAGGCATAAGAAAACATAACTGTAGGTCCCTCAGCCAGTAATATGTGGTATTTACATTAACCAGATTAAGTCCCCTTGTTTTATAGGCTCCACAGGTTATATTCAAATTTGGGCCGATGTAGGTTATTCTCTAGAACCTTTCACTTAATGTCTAAAAACAAAGTTCtaataaaattcttagaaaaggCCAACGTATAATTCAACATCTCTTAGAGTTTTATAATAATGTCTGGGTGAGACATAAATCATTTTGCAATGCAAGCACAGCAGCATATCAATTGAATTCACATTGCTGTTTGCAGGTGACCTGTTGATTAAACCATTAGTTGATGTGGTTCAGATCAATACTCCTTGAGCATTCACttcaagacattaaaaataactacatCAAATTCTCATTGAACAGAATGCATTTATTAGACATATAAATATAACTACCCTTAATAGACTGTTTTAGAAGACATGATTTGGAGAGATCGTAACCATGATGTCTTTgtagtgttttaaatttttacataaataagaTATTCTTAAAAGTCGTATTATCTAGTGATGTCTTTATTTCTACAaatggaaaatgtgaaaaaaactTTCAAGGAATACTACATTccattgtaatttttattataatcacCATTTATAGCAAGTTTGACAGTATCAAGTTTAtcacaataaaatagcaataccCACCTCACAGATTTGCTGTAGCAAATTAGGTGACATATATAACAGCTTCTAGAAGCTTTAGTTCTAATTATTATTTGTATCAtgtcaaattttttttattttgtatttgaagATAATAGTTTTGAATATTATTAAGTTACTAATTCACCTGATTATAGAACTTTTTGGAAAGGAGAGAGGTACGATCTTGGGCAAACTTACTAAAACAAgaatgataaaaatgtattttgcaatATGTACTCTCACAGAAAATATAgctatattaaaagaaaactttgcaaggagtttaggaaaatattttatcatcatcattacaCATTTTCAAGTTCCTATTACATGCAAGGTTGAAGGGTTTTAATCCTGACTCTATTTAAATTCTCTAAGCCCCAATTTCTTTGCATGCAGAAAATAATAGTACTTATTAAAGCTGTTAGCATTTTTCATGAAATTATTAAATGCTAAGTACAGTGCCTAGTGTAATAGGTATTCCATAATTGTTCCTATTATTATCATCAAAGCCTTGCCTAAGCCATGATAATGTCTTCATTTGCATGGGATGGTACAATTTCTCTCTATGAAGAGAGTTTATGTAAACTATATGAAGGGGCATTATAACTCTGTGCCTGTTTTGAAATTATTCAACTCTATAgggtttataatatttataatggaAGCTCTTGCCTGAATGAATTATTTTGCACACCTAAATTAGAAAGTAGGTTGGAACACTGAAAACATTTCCAGGTGTGATAAGACATCTACAATGGCTGGCACTGTGAAGTTCAAGCCACTCATGCCCTCCTGGATCTTCAAACCTGAAACTAATTCTCACTAAGAATCAACCAGAAACAAATACAGGAAGCTAAAGCCAGGAAAATGCAATCAAGTACAAAGGTGAGCATCATTACCAAACATCTACTGTGCTCATAACAGACTCTGCTTAGGATACCTTATGAAATGCTGAGACATATGTTTCTGCCTTCAGAGGAGGAACCCATCATCTTGTTGGGCAAACGGGATAGAGAcatcaatagataaataaaaataagaagccaCATTTGAGAGGTGCCTAATGAATGATCAAACCATAAATGCTGAAGATGTTGAGAAAATGGAATAAACACTGAGGGCTAATTTCTATAGAAAGGATTTTGAAAGAAGTAGTAACGCATGTGGTCCCTGAAAGAAAAGCAGGATAGAGAGCAGTTTAGaaactttttcatttcttttagttttttgttgtttttttttttaactatgctGCAGATAGAACtgcatacagaaaaaaaatcgggtcatgtgggggaaaaaagaggctgagaggagagagaaggaaaagaatgaagaacACTGCAAGAAAAGAAAGGCAGGAGATGAATGAGCGATGGGTGAAATGAAAACGTTCAGAGATTTTTCATCCAGTGTTCAGGAGGCATGGGTGTGCAGCTTCCATGATAGAAAGCAAGTTGAGAGAGGCGCTCTGGGTGCTTCTCTGCTGTAGATTTCTACTTATTCCCTTGCTGTGAATTCTATGTGTTATAAAGCAAGATTGAATGGTGAGGGGAAGAGGTCCTTGAACTTGGATGACTGATCATCACCTTCTTGATCACAATGGGCCCTTGGAGAGACTTGTTCCCCCTCTAGGTCATTTTGATAAATTCGTGAACAGGGCAAGGCCTCCATAAAGAGGTCCCGGTTTCTATGGTGATGACAGGAGATCAGAAACTGAAGGTAAGCAGCAGCACAGAatcagggagaagaaagagaggccCATGGAGCTTGGAGAAAAGTGCTTTTCTGGTGGGgaaaagatgctcagtgaatgttt
Encoded proteins:
- the TMEM117 gene encoding transmembrane protein 117 isoform X3, producing MATRHSHRTNSWQISVPPAFVWSVAPVKNVSRGSRVVDDNVLQHDSLSLHIFSHIQHDSSHGWEHGVTDMMLQDKPYPDWGKSARAFWKKGNVRIILFWTVLFTLTSVVVLIITTDWISWDKLNRGFLPSDEVSRAFLASFILVFDLLIVMQDWEFPHFMGDVDVNLPGLHTPHMQFKIPLFQKIFKEEYRIHITGKWFNYGIIFLVLILDLNMWKNQIFYKPHEYGQYIGPGQKIYTVKDLESLKDLNRTKLSWEWRSNHTNPQTNKTYVEGDMFLHSRFTGASLDVKCMAFVPSLIAFVWFGFFIWFFGRFLKNEPGMENQDKTYTRMKRKSPSEHSKDMGITRENTQASVEDPLNDPSLVCIRSDLNEIVFKSSHLTSENLSSHLNEPTSATEADPDATTSKSTPTN